A single Oleidesulfovibrio alaskensis DSM 16109 DNA region contains:
- a CDS encoding TIGR04283 family arsenosugar biosynthesis glycosyltransferase: MTCQNGTCVRRCKTSGNSGGRACGANGADPAVVSVVVPVLAGQGMAGRLAEHLQAVSGGVPFELIIADGDPQQPLPQPDCLCGAAVLHRHAPIGRARQMNAAAACARGRVLLFLHADTRLPHNAFAHMLDALSRVQAGAFSLGIDGGGLFFRLTERVADARNRLTRTPYGDQAQFFCTAYFRQLGGYADIPLMEDVDIMRRIRRRGDPIEIVKSRVATSARRWHKEGLLYCSARNVCLRALYALGVSPHSLSRWYRAHRG; the protein is encoded by the coding sequence ATGACGTGTCAGAACGGTACTTGTGTCCGGCGTTGCAAGACGAGCGGAAACTCCGGTGGTCGGGCCTGCGGGGCAAACGGTGCAGACCCCGCGGTTGTTTCCGTGGTGGTGCCGGTGCTTGCGGGGCAAGGCATGGCAGGCAGGCTGGCGGAGCATCTGCAGGCGGTAAGCGGCGGTGTGCCCTTTGAGCTGATAATAGCGGACGGCGACCCGCAGCAGCCGCTGCCGCAGCCGGACTGCCTGTGCGGTGCCGCCGTGCTGCACAGGCACGCTCCCATAGGCAGGGCACGCCAGATGAATGCCGCCGCCGCATGCGCCCGGGGGCGTGTGCTGCTGTTTCTGCATGCCGATACCCGCCTGCCGCATAATGCTTTTGCGCATATGCTGGATGCGCTCTCGCGGGTTCAGGCCGGGGCGTTCAGTCTGGGCATTGATGGCGGGGGCCTTTTTTTCCGGCTGACGGAGCGGGTGGCCGACGCCCGCAACAGGCTTACGCGCACGCCTTACGGTGATCAGGCGCAGTTTTTCTGCACCGCGTATTTCCGGCAGCTGGGCGGGTATGCCGATATCCCTCTGATGGAGGATGTGGACATCATGCGCCGCATCCGGCGCAGGGGCGACCCCATAGAAATAGTGAAAAGCCGTGTTGCCACATCGGCGCGGCGCTGGCACAAGGAAGGTCTGCTGTACTGCTCGGCGCGTAACGTATGTTTGCGCGCATTGTATGCGCTGGGCGTTTCTCCGCACTCTCTTTCACGATGGTATCGCGCACACAGGGGATGA
- a CDS encoding NAD(+)/NADH kinase produces MHRELKRVFIVTKQAHAGAAALAADMQAWFAARGIEAATEENDTASALPDFARSASCIMVLGGDGTMLSVSRRAVGLDVPLLGVNLGKVGFLAEVSAAGWQQAFTRLAENGLTCSERLALHFAVSREGRCVFEGTAVNDVVLHRGVLARVINLGLGVDGEWLGDLRADGLIVSTPTGATGYAVSAGGPLVHPDMSVYAITPICPFLNNFHPMVLAGSMRFEIRILEGPQEVYVTQDGQECFALQAGDLVTVTQASRGLLFVAVEGSTYFTRLRAKGFVRDPRGRGRAVPASS; encoded by the coding sequence ATGCATCGCGAATTGAAAAGAGTTTTTATAGTCACCAAGCAGGCCCATGCCGGAGCCGCTGCCCTTGCCGCCGATATGCAGGCATGGTTTGCCGCGCGCGGCATAGAAGCGGCAACGGAAGAAAACGATACCGCATCGGCTCTTCCTGACTTTGCGCGCAGTGCTTCGTGCATCATGGTGCTGGGCGGCGACGGCACCATGCTGAGTGTTTCGCGCAGAGCAGTGGGGCTTGATGTGCCGTTGCTCGGCGTCAATCTGGGCAAGGTGGGCTTTCTGGCAGAGGTTTCAGCCGCAGGCTGGCAGCAGGCTTTTACCCGGCTGGCGGAAAACGGCCTGACGTGTTCGGAGCGGCTGGCGCTGCATTTTGCCGTGAGCCGGGAAGGACGCTGCGTTTTTGAGGGCACGGCCGTCAACGATGTTGTGCTGCACCGCGGCGTACTGGCCCGGGTGATCAATCTGGGGCTGGGCGTGGACGGCGAATGGCTGGGTGATCTGCGTGCGGACGGGCTTATCGTGTCCACCCCCACCGGAGCCACCGGGTATGCCGTATCGGCGGGGGGACCGCTGGTGCATCCCGATATGTCTGTCTATGCCATCACACCTATCTGTCCGTTTCTCAACAATTTTCATCCCATGGTGCTGGCCGGTTCCATGCGGTTCGAGATCAGGATTCTGGAAGGGCCGCAGGAAGTGTATGTGACGCAGGACGGTCAGGAATGCTTTGCCCTGCAGGCGGGTGATCTTGTCACCGTCACGCAGGCTTCCCGCGGGTTGCTTTTTGTCGCTGTTGAAGGCTCCACCTATTTCACGCGGCTGCGTGCCAAAGGCTTTGTACGCGACCCGAGAGGACGCGGGCGGGCCGTTCCCGCATCAAGCTGA
- a CDS encoding ARMT1-like domain-containing protein yields the protein MTALPELASVREVRQGVDPVLDAWLHHFRTENNIEHLLNPTLIATPEQLRFMVALDEDQIYFPCSDKVFRMLVQPQPPMELVREYARAWRFIVMMIKAHGFDKFNERRVIHFARLRFQLALKSGIIIPSRLVKRLVSVVLTQCGIPDPYRDSKVQANRQAADNAGSPEVNRALQACPEDLPAACTDIRDFRWELDMIELRRLLYLSTMSELWKNSSLEGVDFAAELNKPCGDCARLRLVFGPEEEARRKVMYLPDVSGGIIYDLRIIRALLRMGHQVVLVLKEGFHFKTPTMWDAEFDPVLKEQLEGAMFLHDEAVTKNSLLATLREHRFVVISDGTREQLNLYRTSVTFARAWKECDVILAKGRRNHEVLIESSHDYTRDILCFHRDKQGEFHFASKPRAAGVRKFSEQDLLGKADTIIRRMREAKHAGRTIIFYSCVIGSIPGQTATAISVVDTFVAHLRERMEQVFVINPAEHFSEGMDGDDLMFMWERVQRSGLIDVWRFQTVEDIETSFALMGRKVPPVWSGKDSTYSTGCTKEMHIAIDMQKKHPELQIIGPAPDKFFRRREYGVGKFFDAGIK from the coding sequence ATGACTGCGCTTCCCGAACTTGCTTCCGTGCGCGAAGTGCGCCAGGGGGTTGATCCTGTGCTGGATGCATGGCTGCATCATTTTCGCACAGAGAATAATATAGAGCATCTGCTCAACCCTACGCTTATTGCCACGCCCGAACAGCTGCGGTTTATGGTGGCTCTGGACGAAGACCAGATTTATTTCCCCTGTTCCGACAAAGTGTTCCGCATGCTTGTCCAGCCTCAGCCGCCCATGGAGCTGGTGCGCGAGTATGCCCGTGCATGGCGTTTTATCGTTATGATGATTAAGGCCCACGGCTTTGACAAATTCAACGAACGGCGTGTCATCCACTTTGCGCGGCTTCGTTTTCAGCTGGCGCTAAAATCGGGCATCATCATTCCTTCGCGGCTGGTCAAACGGCTGGTAAGCGTTGTGCTGACCCAGTGCGGCATTCCCGACCCCTACCGTGATTCCAAAGTGCAGGCCAACCGGCAGGCGGCGGACAATGCCGGCAGCCCGGAAGTGAACAGGGCCCTGCAGGCCTGTCCCGAAGACCTGCCCGCAGCATGCACCGATATCCGCGACTTCCGGTGGGAGCTTGATATGATAGAGCTGCGCCGTCTGCTTTATCTTTCCACCATGTCCGAACTGTGGAAAAATTCCAGTCTGGAAGGTGTGGACTTTGCCGCGGAGCTGAACAAGCCCTGCGGTGACTGCGCCAGACTGCGGCTGGTTTTCGGTCCGGAAGAAGAAGCCCGTCGGAAAGTAATGTATCTGCCCGATGTGAGCGGCGGCATTATCTATGACCTGCGTATAATCAGGGCGCTGCTGCGTATGGGGCATCAGGTGGTGCTGGTGCTCAAGGAAGGCTTTCACTTCAAAACCCCCACCATGTGGGATGCCGAGTTTGATCCGGTGCTTAAAGAGCAGCTGGAGGGCGCCATGTTTCTGCATGACGAGGCCGTGACCAAGAACAGCCTGCTGGCCACCCTGCGTGAACACCGGTTTGTGGTTATTTCGGACGGAACGCGCGAACAGCTTAATCTGTACCGCACCAGTGTCACCTTTGCCCGTGCATGGAAGGAATGTGATGTCATTCTGGCAAAAGGCAGACGCAATCATGAAGTGCTTATAGAAAGCAGCCATGATTATACCCGCGACATTCTGTGTTTTCACAGAGACAAGCAGGGTGAGTTCCACTTTGCTTCCAAGCCCCGGGCCGCCGGAGTGCGTAAATTTTCGGAGCAGGATCTGCTGGGCAAGGCGGACACCATCATACGCCGTATGCGCGAAGCCAAACACGCAGGCCGCACCATCATTTTCTACAGCTGCGTCATCGGTTCCATACCCGGGCAGACAGCCACGGCCATCAGCGTGGTGGACACCTTTGTGGCACATCTGCGCGAGCGCATGGAGCAGGTGTTCGTCATCAACCCCGCAGAGCATTTTTCTGAAGGCATGGACGGCGACGACCTCATGTTCATGTGGGAGCGTGTTCAGCGGAGCGGACTTATTGATGTCTGGCGTTTTCAGACAGTAGAGGATATAGAAACCAGCTTTGCGCTGATGGGCCGCAAAGTGCCGCCCGTGTGGTCGGGCAAGGATTCAACCTATTCCACCGGCTGCACCAAGGAAATGCATATCGCCATAGATATGCAGAAAAAACATCCCGAGCTGCAGATCATCGGCCCTGCACCGGACAAGTTTTTCCGGCGGCGTGAATACGGCGTGGGCAAATTCTTTGACGCGGGCATTAAATAG
- a CDS encoding Lon protease family protein, with protein sequence MSRPKPLPSSKLRTRLDPARIPCDDSRTLPRSAPRGSAQPRAMQALEMALHIRDTGYNIYLAGEANLGRTYMLMDVLTPRARKMPAPPDQLYVHNFDDRDHPRLILLPAGKGRALKNDLAQTITRIRKEIPSRFENDAYVKKRNELLERFQDIRDKLLKEMDSVAVGKGFNLDLDDAGGVTLYPLIEGKRLSEEEFERLDEGLRKNLKVKSDALLKVMTGLMRQLSKAEQSFSEGERSLDRKVMSEVLDTHLKPLAEEYNSACACAVLCDYFEDLRADMLDNLDSFVAKQDTPQQGDASGGSASEETLGRYEINLFVDNSELKGAPIVTEDHPTPANLLGCVEREAEMGALVTDFTLVKAGALQKANGGFLLLHMEDILQHPAAWEGLMRALRSSRARIEDPDDGVDTTKTKGIEPEPLDLSLKVILIGDEELYEQLTEHDDRFPKLFKIKAHMAETMRRDAAGVKNYLHRIGRIIEEAGLPPFTREAMAGIVDHGSRIIEDQKKLSLKFPLVRELMLEAAALASMKGKKMVDGATLHNALEARHYRSNLYEELFMEEYDRELIKVATSGQAVGHVTGLSVSMYGDFEFGLPHSISCTVGVGTGGIIDLEREAQLGGPIHTKAMMILKSYLLSQFAHNKPLVLSGSLCFEQNYVGVEGDSASGAELAALLSALAQVPIDMSLAFTGAVSQSGSIMAVGGVTRKIEGFFDLCVRRGLTGRQGVIIPHDNTDHLMLKYDVLKEVDAGKFAIYPVRHITEALELLTGIKTGNRRKDGSFTPDSLYHKVDRRLAEMGRLATRAFRSR encoded by the coding sequence ATGAGCAGACCCAAGCCGCTACCGTCTTCCAAGCTACGCACCAGACTGGACCCCGCACGCATTCCCTGCGACGACAGCCGCACGCTGCCCCGTTCGGCCCCGCGCGGCAGCGCCCAGCCCCGCGCCATGCAGGCGCTGGAAATGGCGCTGCACATACGCGACACAGGCTATAACATATATCTGGCCGGCGAAGCCAATCTGGGCCGCACGTACATGCTGATGGACGTGCTGACGCCCCGCGCCCGCAAAATGCCCGCGCCGCCCGACCAACTGTATGTACACAACTTTGACGACCGCGACCACCCGCGACTTATACTGCTGCCCGCCGGCAAGGGGCGCGCGCTCAAAAACGACCTTGCCCAGACCATAACGCGTATCCGCAAAGAGATTCCCTCGCGCTTTGAAAACGATGCCTATGTCAAAAAGCGCAACGAACTGCTGGAGCGTTTTCAGGACATACGCGACAAGCTGCTCAAGGAAATGGATTCCGTGGCCGTGGGCAAGGGATTCAACCTTGATCTGGATGACGCGGGCGGAGTCACGCTGTACCCGCTTATCGAAGGCAAACGCCTGAGCGAAGAAGAATTTGAACGACTGGACGAAGGACTGCGCAAAAACCTGAAGGTTAAAAGTGACGCGCTGCTCAAGGTAATGACAGGGCTCATGCGCCAGCTGAGCAAAGCCGAACAGAGTTTTTCCGAAGGCGAGCGCTCGCTGGACCGTAAAGTCATGTCCGAAGTGCTGGACACACATCTGAAGCCGCTGGCGGAAGAATACAACAGCGCCTGTGCCTGTGCCGTGCTGTGTGATTATTTTGAAGATCTGCGGGCTGACATGCTGGACAATCTGGACAGCTTTGTGGCCAAGCAGGACACCCCGCAGCAGGGCGATGCCTCCGGTGGTTCCGCCAGTGAAGAGACTCTTGGACGGTACGAGATTAATCTCTTTGTCGATAATTCCGAGCTGAAAGGCGCCCCCATCGTCACCGAAGACCACCCCACCCCCGCCAACCTGCTGGGGTGCGTGGAACGCGAGGCCGAAATGGGCGCGCTGGTCACCGATTTCACGCTGGTAAAAGCAGGCGCCCTGCAAAAGGCCAACGGCGGTTTTCTGCTGCTGCATATGGAAGATATTCTGCAGCACCCCGCCGCATGGGAAGGGCTGATGCGCGCCCTGCGGTCTTCACGTGCGCGCATCGAAGACCCCGACGACGGTGTGGACACCACCAAGACCAAGGGCATAGAGCCGGAACCGCTGGATCTGTCGCTCAAGGTCATCCTCATCGGTGATGAAGAGCTGTACGAACAGCTGACAGAGCACGACGACCGTTTTCCCAAGCTGTTTAAAATCAAGGCACATATGGCCGAAACCATGCGGCGCGACGCTGCAGGGGTCAAAAATTACCTGCACCGCATAGGCCGCATCATAGAAGAAGCCGGTCTGCCTCCTTTCACCCGCGAGGCCATGGCCGGCATTGTCGATCATGGTTCGCGGATTATCGAAGACCAGAAAAAACTGTCGCTCAAATTCCCTCTGGTGCGCGAGCTGATGCTCGAAGCCGCCGCGCTGGCTTCCATGAAAGGAAAAAAAATGGTGGATGGCGCCACGCTGCATAACGCACTGGAAGCACGCCATTACCGCAGCAATCTGTATGAAGAGCTCTTCATGGAGGAATACGACCGCGAGCTGATAAAAGTGGCTACCAGCGGTCAGGCCGTGGGACATGTGACAGGGCTTTCAGTCAGCATGTACGGCGACTTTGAGTTCGGTCTGCCGCACTCCATATCGTGCACGGTGGGCGTGGGCACAGGCGGCATCATCGACCTTGAACGTGAAGCCCAGCTTGGCGGCCCCATTCACACCAAAGCCATGATGATTCTTAAAAGCTACCTGCTCAGCCAGTTCGCCCATAACAAACCGCTGGTACTTTCCGGCAGCCTGTGCTTCGAACAGAACTACGTGGGTGTGGAAGGCGACTCCGCCTCCGGTGCGGAACTGGCCGCGCTGCTTTCGGCGCTGGCTCAGGTGCCCATAGATATGTCGCTGGCGTTCACCGGTGCGGTGTCGCAGTCCGGTTCCATCATGGCGGTGGGCGGTGTGACGCGCAAAATCGAAGGATTTTTCGACCTGTGTGTGCGCCGGGGACTTACCGGCAGACAGGGAGTTATCATTCCGCATGACAACACCGACCATCTTATGCTTAAATACGATGTTCTCAAAGAAGTTGATGCGGGAAAGTTCGCCATATATCCGGTGCGCCACATCACAGAAGCACTTGAACTGCTTACGGGAATAAAAACAGGTAACAGACGCAAGGACGGCTCTTTCACGCCGGACTCGCTGTACCATAAGGTGGACAGACGCCTTGCCGAAATGGGCAGACTGGCCACCAGAGCATTCCGCTCGCGCTGA
- the hemC gene encoding hydroxymethylbilane synthase, whose amino-acid sequence MKKIVIATRGSKLALWQAEHIKERIMQQYPDSFEVELLVLKTKGDIILDVPLAKVGGKGLFVKEIEEALLDGRADIAVHSMKDVPMELPQGLTLGAIPEREVPTDSLLSARYDGLDALPQGAVVGTSSLRRQSQILAMRPDLEVKWLRGNVQTRIRKLMDGEYDAIIMATSGLKRLGETAPFHSELGPPLFMPAVGQGALGLEYRSDRQDLAEMLAFLDHRPSRICVEAERGFLFGLQGGCQVPIAGYAVMTGDNSFELTGLVAELDGTAVIRRTAAGTEADARDTGLTLAAQVKAAGADAILQRVYENGHASPQA is encoded by the coding sequence ATGAAAAAAATCGTCATCGCTACCCGCGGCAGCAAGCTCGCTCTCTGGCAGGCAGAACATATCAAAGAACGCATCATGCAGCAGTACCCCGACAGTTTTGAAGTCGAACTGCTGGTTCTGAAAACCAAAGGCGACATCATTCTTGACGTGCCCCTGGCCAAAGTGGGCGGCAAGGGTCTTTTTGTCAAAGAAATCGAAGAAGCGCTGCTGGACGGCCGCGCAGACATCGCCGTGCACAGCATGAAAGATGTTCCCATGGAACTGCCTCAGGGACTGACTCTGGGAGCCATTCCCGAGAGGGAAGTCCCCACGGACTCGCTGCTTTCGGCCAGATACGACGGGCTGGACGCCCTGCCGCAGGGTGCCGTGGTGGGCACAAGCAGTCTGCGCCGCCAGTCACAGATTCTCGCCATGCGTCCCGACCTTGAAGTCAAATGGCTGCGCGGCAACGTGCAGACCCGCATACGCAAACTGATGGACGGAGAATACGACGCCATCATCATGGCCACATCAGGGCTCAAGCGTCTGGGCGAAACGGCTCCCTTTCATTCCGAGCTGGGACCGCCCCTGTTCATGCCCGCCGTGGGACAGGGAGCACTGGGTCTTGAATACCGCAGTGACAGGCAGGACCTTGCCGAGATGCTGGCATTTCTTGACCACCGCCCCTCGCGCATATGCGTCGAGGCGGAACGCGGCTTTCTTTTCGGGCTGCAGGGCGGCTGTCAGGTGCCCATAGCCGGATACGCCGTCATGACCGGCGACAACAGCTTTGAGCTGACGGGACTTGTGGCCGAACTGGACGGCACCGCCGTCATCAGGCGCACTGCCGCGGGCACCGAAGCAGACGCCCGCGATACCGGTCTGACGCTTGCAGCACAGGTAAAGGCCGCCGGTGCCGACGCCATTCTGCAGCGCGTCTATGAAAACGGCCACGCCTCGCCGCAGGCCTGA
- a CDS encoding lipid A deacylase LpxR family protein: MRNIALFLALCGMLCCAVPARADTAAQTTVKDSYVRTKAKSTRTLLFYFENDLFGGTDQYYTNAVQMTLVSRDLPTLAADDMLPDSLDGLLDELPLEAGKDSQYNVSLTLGQHIYTPSDTQVEHLLEDDRPYAGYLYGAVGLHAKQHDRLDTLMVTMGMVGPAALGEFAQNGVHSVRNIPTAKGWENQLHNEPALMVTFERAWRLNPESSGSGWGWDVLPHAGLTAGNVLTYANAGGEVRFGYNLPADFGTSLIRPGAAIGAPTDDDDPRLHAGDEGFGVYFFAGTDLRAVARNIFLDGNTFTSSHHVAKKTLVADVNGGIALMYGRYRVSYTHVLRTREFYSQERRQHFGSLTFAVTF, encoded by the coding sequence ATGCGGAATATCGCGCTTTTTCTCGCACTGTGCGGCATGCTGTGCTGCGCAGTGCCGGCGCGCGCCGACACCGCGGCGCAGACAACCGTTAAAGACAGCTATGTACGCACCAAGGCCAAATCCACGCGTACGCTGCTTTTTTATTTTGAAAACGACCTGTTCGGCGGAACTGACCAGTACTACACCAATGCCGTACAGATGACGCTTGTATCGCGCGATCTGCCCACCCTGGCGGCGGATGACATGCTGCCGGACAGTCTGGACGGCCTGCTGGACGAGCTGCCGCTGGAGGCCGGTAAGGACTCGCAGTACAACGTCTCGCTAACGCTGGGCCAGCACATTTACACGCCTTCGGACACACAGGTGGAGCACCTGCTGGAAGATGACCGGCCGTATGCCGGATATCTGTACGGTGCCGTGGGGCTGCATGCCAAACAGCACGACAGGCTGGATACGCTTATGGTCACCATGGGTATGGTGGGACCGGCCGCTCTGGGAGAATTTGCCCAGAACGGCGTGCACAGCGTGCGCAACATTCCCACCGCCAAAGGCTGGGAAAACCAGCTGCACAACGAGCCTGCGCTTATGGTCACCTTTGAGCGGGCGTGGCGGCTGAACCCCGAAAGTTCGGGCAGCGGGTGGGGCTGGGACGTGCTTCCGCATGCCGGACTGACGGCGGGCAACGTGCTGACGTATGCCAATGCCGGCGGCGAGGTGCGCTTCGGGTACAATCTGCCTGCAGATTTCGGCACTTCACTTATCAGGCCGGGGGCGGCCATCGGTGCCCCCACAGACGACGATGACCCCCGTCTGCATGCCGGCGATGAAGGTTTCGGGGTGTATTTTTTTGCCGGTACAGACCTGCGGGCCGTGGCGCGTAACATTTTTCTGGACGGCAACACATTTACAAGCAGTCACCATGTGGCCAAAAAAACGCTGGTGGCCGACGTAAACGGGGGCATCGCCCTGATGTACGGCCGCTACCGTGTTTCCTACACCCATGTGCTGCGTACTCGCGAGTTTTATAGTCAGGAGCGGCGGCAGCATTTCGGTTCGCTTACATTTGCCGTTACGTTTTAG
- a CDS encoding TIGR04282 family arsenosugar biosynthesis glycosyltransferase → MSESCILFFVKYPEPGKVKTRLGEVVGNDKAAMLYRHFVQDMLQGLARLHADLRICYVPGDADLPEKFKAWLGPQHMFAAQQGLDLGERMKHAMQKAFDDGYDRVVLMGSDIPDYPCELVQKALNDLQHYDAAIGPAFDGGYYLIGFRKDSFCPDVFDGIRWGEADVYQPTVEKMRRARLEVLQLPDWNDVDTVWDLNVLYRTNKNSSFRRSSTYALLRENDALIRQYDIDLPGMAPVEKE, encoded by the coding sequence ATGAGCGAATCCTGCATTCTTTTTTTTGTCAAGTATCCTGAACCGGGAAAGGTGAAAACGCGTCTGGGCGAAGTGGTGGGCAATGACAAAGCCGCCATGCTGTACCGGCATTTTGTGCAGGACATGCTGCAGGGGCTTGCGCGCCTGCATGCCGACCTGCGCATCTGTTATGTGCCGGGTGACGCCGATCTGCCCGAAAAATTCAAGGCATGGCTGGGCCCGCAGCATATGTTTGCGGCACAGCAGGGGCTTGATCTGGGCGAACGCATGAAGCATGCCATGCAGAAAGCCTTTGACGACGGTTATGACCGCGTGGTGCTGATGGGCAGTGATATACCGGACTATCCCTGCGAACTGGTGCAGAAGGCGCTGAACGATCTGCAGCATTATGATGCGGCCATAGGTCCCGCTTTTGACGGCGGGTATTATCTTATCGGATTCCGTAAAGACAGCTTTTGTCCCGATGTTTTTGACGGCATACGCTGGGGCGAGGCGGACGTATATCAGCCCACGGTGGAAAAAATGCGCAGGGCCCGTCTTGAGGTGCTGCAGCTGCCCGACTGGAACGATGTGGACACGGTATGGGATCTTAACGTGCTGTACCGTACCAACAAAAACAGTTCGTTCCGCCGGTCGTCCACTTACGCGCTGCTGCGCGAAAATGACGCACTGATCAGGCAGTACGACATAGATCTGCCGGGCATGGCTCCGGTGGAAAAGGAGTAG
- a CDS encoding D-sedoheptulose 7-phosphate isomerase: MSDTAKIMVMEHALDGSRLREAFFQENADAVVDVARIMAVCIARGGKVLLCGNGGSAADAQHLAAEFVNRFIMDRPPLPAIALTTDSSVLTSIGNDFGFEQVFSKQVQALGQQGDVLIAISTSGGSPNVLAALRAAAEKGVITVGLTGKGGGAMAELCDYLIDVKDSRTPLIQEIHIAVGHLLCGLVDHYLFENVLELQPWLEQPAESR, translated from the coding sequence ATGTCAGACACTGCCAAAATAATGGTCATGGAGCACGCGCTGGACGGCAGCCGCCTGCGGGAAGCGTTTTTTCAGGAAAACGCCGACGCCGTGGTGGATGTGGCGCGTATCATGGCCGTATGCATCGCGCGCGGCGGCAAGGTGCTGCTGTGCGGCAACGGCGGCAGCGCGGCCGACGCGCAACATCTGGCCGCCGAATTCGTGAACAGATTTATTATGGACAGACCCCCGCTGCCTGCCATCGCCCTGACCACCGATTCCTCCGTGCTCACATCCATCGGCAATGATTTCGGGTTTGAGCAGGTTTTCAGCAAACAGGTGCAGGCGCTGGGCCAGCAGGGCGATGTGCTTATAGCCATATCCACTTCGGGCGGCAGTCCCAACGTGCTTGCAGCACTGCGGGCCGCTGCCGAAAAAGGCGTCATCACCGTGGGGCTGACCGGCAAAGGCGGCGGCGCCATGGCCGAACTGTGTGATTACCTCATCGACGTGAAAGACAGCCGCACTCCGCTCATTCAGGAAATACACATAGCCGTAGGACACCTGCTGTGCGGTCTGGTGGACCATTATCTTTTTGAAAACGTGCTTGAACTGCAGCCCTGGCTTGAACAGCCGGCGGAAAGCCGCTAG
- a CDS encoding ABC transporter substrate-binding protein, producing the protein MLLRVSAIVLCALLFAGLCAARAAAATILVIQSYHAEYAWDAEWLQTLRLRLTPEHTLLTFELDTKRLPREEFAARAGLAMDAYRRHAPDVVVLADDNACRLLGPQLVAAGARIIYMGVNGNPRDYGLHGPENVAGVIERPLVKRTLSYLSRLEGLTLRRALMLFDSGTTSQLIFRTVLRGAAEQNVMGIELQTRIVGSWQQWREHVLSARGQGADILIIGLYQTLRDADGRVVPDDKVLRWTAEHSPVPCFAVWEFSVGPGLAIGGLLHSAEEQAHRAAGLVESMLAGEPLPVQPVLAEQGMLKFSRSGLARWGLVLPATFIDQVEMVP; encoded by the coding sequence TTGCTGCTGCGTGTTTCTGCCATAGTATTGTGTGCGCTGCTGTTTGCCGGACTGTGTGCCGCGCGTGCCGCTGCGGCCACCATACTGGTCATTCAGAGCTACCATGCGGAATACGCCTGGGACGCAGAATGGCTGCAGACCCTGCGCCTGCGGCTGACGCCGGAGCATACCCTGCTGACCTTTGAGCTTGATACCAAACGTCTGCCCCGGGAAGAGTTTGCCGCCCGCGCCGGGCTGGCCATGGATGCGTACAGGCGGCATGCTCCGGATGTGGTGGTGCTGGCCGACGACAATGCCTGCCGTCTGCTGGGGCCGCAGCTTGTGGCGGCAGGTGCGCGTATTATTTACATGGGGGTCAACGGCAACCCGCGCGATTACGGGCTGCACGGGCCGGAAAACGTGGCAGGAGTCATCGAGCGTCCGCTGGTGAAGCGCACGCTGAGTTACCTCAGCCGCCTTGAAGGCCTGACACTCAGGCGTGCGCTGATGCTTTTTGACAGCGGCACAACGTCGCAGCTTATTTTCCGCACTGTTCTGCGCGGTGCCGCAGAGCAGAATGTCATGGGCATCGAACTGCAGACGCGCATCGTCGGCAGCTGGCAGCAATGGCGTGAACATGTGCTCTCGGCGCGCGGGCAGGGGGCCGATATCCTTATCATCGGTCTGTACCAGACGCTGCGTGATGCAGACGGTCGTGTTGTGCCCGATGACAAGGTGCTGCGCTGGACGGCGGAGCACAGTCCGGTACCGTGTTTTGCCGTATGGGAATTCAGCGTGGGACCGGGGCTTGCCATAGGCGGGCTGCTGCACTCTGCAGAAGAACAGGCACACAGGGCCGCAGGGCTGGTCGAATCCATGCTGGCCGGAGAGCCGCTGCCGGTGCAGCCGGTACTGGCCGAACAGGGCATGCTGAAATTCAGCCGCAGCGGGCTTGCGCGCTGGGGTCTGGTTCTGCCCGCAACCTTTATTGATCAGGTGGAAATGGTGCCCTGA
- a CDS encoding FmdB family zinc ribbon protein produces MPIYEYTCKACHKDFEELVFGAGDTVKCPACGSTKTEKLMSCSCFKTSDGQGGYSLPASSGGCSGCSGGNCSSCK; encoded by the coding sequence ATGCCCATTTACGAGTACACATGCAAAGCCTGTCACAAGGATTTTGAAGAACTGGTTTTCGGTGCGGGTGACACGGTCAAATGTCCGGCCTGCGGCTCTACAAAAACCGAAAAACTAATGTCCTGCTCCTGCTTCAAAACATCCGACGGTCAGGGCGGGTACTCTCTGCCGGCATCATCCGGCGGCTGTTCCGGCTGTTCCGGCGGCAACTGCTCTTCCTGCAAATAA